A single genomic interval of Spirosoma taeanense harbors:
- a CDS encoding YbhB/YbcL family Raf kinase inhibitor-like protein: protein MRLFLRILLGVVVIILLLGMVLHFRAKGQREGEEAQLSTLTKNITVSSRSFSAGGTMPVECTCKGREVSPGLTWEGNQAGTKAYVILTTDYDVPSPAFPVFNLIHWVIYNLPASVRSLPEAVSAEQVKLLGGKIGKNSAGDQKYIGPCPPFGRHAYVFRVYALDTPLSLADVPTKQDVLDAMQGHILGYGELKGYFQ, encoded by the coding sequence ATGCGTTTGTTTCTGCGAATCCTGCTAGGGGTGGTGGTAATAATCCTCTTACTGGGAATGGTGCTGCATTTCCGGGCGAAGGGGCAGCGGGAAGGCGAAGAAGCACAGCTATCTACCCTTACAAAGAATATCACTGTTTCGAGTCGTTCGTTTTCCGCCGGTGGTACGATGCCCGTCGAATGTACCTGCAAAGGGCGCGAAGTGTCGCCGGGTCTTACGTGGGAAGGAAACCAGGCCGGGACAAAAGCCTACGTAATTCTGACAACGGACTACGACGTACCATCGCCCGCTTTCCCTGTTTTCAATCTGATCCATTGGGTTATCTACAACCTGCCCGCGTCCGTTCGGAGTTTACCCGAAGCCGTTTCGGCCGAGCAGGTAAAGTTGCTGGGTGGAAAGATTGGCAAAAATTCAGCCGGCGATCAGAAATACATCGGGCCGTGTCCTCCCTTTGGCCGACATGCCTATGTGTTTCGGGTGTATGCCCTCGATACACCCTTATCGCTTGCCGACGTTCCGACCAAGCAGGACGTGCTGGACGCTATGCAGGGCCATATTCTGGGCTATGGCGAACTGAAGGGCTATTTTCAGTAA
- a CDS encoding DUF2490 domain-containing protein, with product MRSFLPKTSYQLIAGWAGCLLQLLLNQAFAQVPKVVQPSNQVWTAFYHQTRLSDKWGLWFDVQARRTDFMDRWATLIFRPGVVYHLSDDARLMAGYAYARFYPAEPQNDVQPEHRPWQQLNWEGKHGRIETNHWVRVEERFRGVLENGQLQPGYTFNWRFRVMVSGQVPLWGDETRPGVPAILLQNELWIQAGKRIVYNHFDQNRLFLGLVYPFSKQFRAQAGYQNVFQQEAIGNRFQNKHTLRVFLYHSLDLRKKS from the coding sequence ATGAGATCCTTTCTTCCGAAAACAAGCTATCAGTTAATTGCCGGGTGGGCTGGCTGTTTACTCCAACTGTTATTGAATCAGGCGTTTGCCCAGGTACCTAAAGTGGTTCAGCCGTCGAACCAGGTCTGGACGGCTTTCTATCATCAGACCCGGCTTTCCGATAAATGGGGACTCTGGTTCGACGTGCAGGCTCGCCGGACGGATTTTATGGACCGCTGGGCTACGCTCATTTTCAGGCCGGGGGTCGTTTATCACCTCTCCGACGACGCTCGATTGATGGCGGGTTATGCCTACGCCCGTTTTTATCCCGCTGAGCCCCAAAACGATGTTCAGCCTGAACACCGGCCGTGGCAGCAACTTAACTGGGAAGGAAAGCACGGCCGAATTGAAACCAACCACTGGGTGCGGGTTGAAGAGCGATTCCGGGGCGTTCTCGAAAACGGCCAGTTGCAGCCGGGTTATACTTTCAACTGGCGGTTTAGGGTGATGGTCTCGGGACAGGTTCCCCTCTGGGGTGACGAAACCCGGCCGGGCGTTCCGGCCATACTGCTGCAGAATGAATTATGGATACAGGCCGGCAAACGAATCGTTTACAATCATTTCGACCAGAACCGGCTGTTTCTGGGTCTCGTCTATCCTTTTTCGAAGCAGTTTCGGGCACAGGCGGGCTACCAGAATGTCTTTCAGCAGGAAGCCATCGGAAACCGCTTCCAGAATAAACATACGCTGCGGGTATTCTTATACCACAGCCTGGACCTGCGTAAGAAATCGTAG
- a CDS encoding TonB-dependent receptor produces the protein MKNRLFVSQFIGLLLLISIRGFAQDELILLSGRVDDNETHQPIPGAGVLIKNTVAGTITNEQGEFALKTKAKFPFTLVFQVIGYAPKELVIERPGDKITVSLNTQAILGKEVVVTASRVEEDILKSPVAVEKLSLRVLKESPAPSFYDALENVKGVQMTTSSLTFKVPNTRGFNIPNNFRFMQLVDGVDMQAATLGVPLGNAIGPTELDIESIEITPGAASALYGMNAINGLANLQTKNPFQYQGISLYQKTGVNHVDGIDRDPSILTESAVRIAKAFGNKFAFKLNFSYLQGTDWLANTQIDQNPQRLNSANPRFPELSGANNPAADLWNRYGDDRSSRSTIAILYGGKTETFNVSRTGYYEKDLINPTVRNLKFDGSLHYKLNEHVELSYGYRYGLMDGIFQRGNKIQLKDVTVQNHKLELRGADFLARGYILLENTGKSYNLNPLAYNLDLNNGSNSAWAGRFQKELQTQVNNGTDLATAMTLARAAADKGRVEPGTPAFDALKNTIVNTNNWDIAVNVPGAPATGGAALWQRSNTYHGDVQWNLRRLAKVAEILVGADYRRYEVIPDGNNFVDFSKPLDLRTTPGGNNQIYTKYGTFASATKLLLNDKLKVSASVRVDNNPEFSPKVNPRLALVYTAAEKHNIRFSYQNGYRFPSLFEALSFVNNAGVRRVGGLARVNEGLGFLENSYTLISLDNFTAGVNADVATGLSRNDAALKNRNRLVVANLKPEQPEHINSFEVGYKSVLANNKLSIDGEAYYNVYRNFLGQVEVAVPTTDKVGTDAAVLDMLTRAKQVRYRVYSNAKNTYNSYGATLGLTYNFYRKFVLSGNVNYNNMASNASPDVFVTGFNTPKYVTNISFGNREVIRNVGFNVVWRWQDSFLWQSPLADGVVPAYQTVDAQVTYRRAVGASPQPKLSFKLGAANVFNNRYIQYAAGPTIGGLYYLAITYDVTRF, from the coding sequence ATGAAAAATCGTCTATTTGTAAGTCAGTTCATCGGCCTATTGCTGCTGATTTCTATCCGAGGCTTTGCGCAGGATGAGCTTATTTTATTATCGGGCCGGGTCGATGACAACGAAACGCACCAGCCCATTCCCGGTGCGGGCGTCCTGATCAAAAATACCGTAGCCGGCACGATCACCAATGAGCAGGGCGAATTTGCGCTCAAAACAAAAGCGAAATTTCCCTTTACGCTGGTCTTCCAGGTCATCGGTTACGCGCCCAAAGAATTAGTCATTGAGCGTCCGGGCGACAAAATCACGGTATCGCTCAATACCCAGGCGATTCTGGGCAAAGAGGTGGTCGTAACGGCCTCGCGCGTGGAAGAAGATATTCTGAAATCACCGGTAGCCGTCGAGAAACTAAGCCTCCGGGTGCTGAAAGAAAGCCCGGCTCCGAGTTTCTACGACGCGCTGGAGAACGTAAAAGGCGTTCAGATGACGACGTCGAGCCTTACGTTTAAGGTGCCCAACACGCGGGGTTTCAATATTCCGAACAACTTCCGTTTCATGCAGCTGGTCGACGGTGTCGATATGCAGGCCGCTACGCTGGGTGTACCGCTGGGCAACGCTATTGGGCCAACGGAACTGGATATTGAGAGTATCGAGATTACGCCCGGTGCGGCTTCGGCGCTGTATGGAATGAATGCCATCAACGGTCTGGCAAACCTGCAAACCAAAAATCCGTTCCAGTACCAGGGTATCAGCCTGTACCAGAAAACAGGCGTCAACCATGTGGATGGCATCGACCGGGACCCCTCCATACTGACCGAGTCGGCCGTTCGGATTGCAAAAGCGTTCGGGAACAAGTTTGCCTTCAAACTGAATTTCAGCTATCTGCAGGGAACCGACTGGCTGGCCAATACGCAGATCGACCAGAACCCGCAGCGGCTTAATTCGGCCAACCCACGTTTCCCTGAACTGTCGGGTGCGAACAATCCGGCGGCTGATCTGTGGAACCGCTACGGCGACGACCGCAGCTCGCGCTCAACCATCGCAATTCTGTACGGCGGAAAAACCGAAACCTTCAACGTCAGCCGCACGGGGTATTACGAGAAAGACCTGATCAACCCAACCGTGCGGAACCTGAAGTTTGACGGCAGTCTGCACTATAAACTCAACGAGCACGTCGAACTGTCGTACGGCTATCGGTACGGTCTAATGGACGGTATTTTTCAGCGGGGCAACAAGATTCAGCTGAAGGACGTAACGGTGCAGAACCACAAGCTAGAGCTGCGCGGAGCCGACTTTCTGGCGCGGGGCTACATTCTGCTCGAAAACACGGGTAAATCCTACAACCTGAACCCGCTGGCCTATAACCTCGACCTCAACAACGGTTCAAACAGCGCCTGGGCGGGCCGATTCCAGAAAGAGCTGCAGACGCAGGTAAACAACGGAACCGATCTGGCAACGGCCATGACGCTGGCCCGCGCGGCTGCCGACAAGGGCCGGGTGGAACCGGGAACGCCCGCGTTCGATGCGCTGAAAAACACCATTGTCAACACGAACAACTGGGACATTGCCGTTAACGTACCCGGCGCACCCGCAACAGGCGGGGCGGCTCTCTGGCAGCGCAGCAATACCTACCACGGCGACGTACAGTGGAACCTGCGCCGACTGGCGAAAGTGGCCGAGATTCTGGTGGGGGCCGATTACCGGCGTTACGAAGTAATTCCGGATGGTAACAACTTCGTTGATTTCTCGAAACCGCTAGACCTGCGGACCACACCGGGCGGCAACAATCAGATATATACGAAATACGGGACGTTTGCTTCAGCAACCAAACTGCTGCTGAACGACAAACTGAAAGTATCGGCATCGGTGCGGGTAGATAACAACCCCGAGTTCTCCCCAAAGGTAAATCCGCGGCTGGCGCTGGTGTACACAGCCGCCGAAAAGCACAACATCCGGTTCTCCTACCAGAATGGTTATCGCTTCCCGTCACTGTTCGAGGCCCTGTCTTTTGTTAATAACGCCGGGGTTCGGCGCGTCGGTGGACTGGCGCGGGTTAACGAAGGGCTGGGTTTCCTCGAAAACTCGTACACGCTGATTTCCCTGGACAATTTTACGGCTGGCGTCAACGCAGACGTAGCGACCGGTCTGAGCCGCAACGATGCCGCGCTTAAAAACCGCAACCGGTTGGTTGTGGCTAACCTGAAACCCGAACAGCCCGAACACATCAATTCGTTTGAGGTGGGTTACAAGAGTGTGCTGGCCAACAACAAGCTGTCTATCGACGGCGAAGCGTATTACAATGTCTACCGCAATTTCCTGGGACAGGTCGAGGTAGCCGTACCGACGACGGATAAAGTGGGGACCGACGCTGCGGTGCTGGACATGCTGACCCGCGCGAAGCAGGTGCGCTACCGGGTTTATTCAAACGCTAAAAACACCTACAACAGCTACGGCGCGACGCTGGGGCTGACCTATAACTTTTACCGGAAGTTTGTGCTGTCGGGGAACGTAAACTACAACAACATGGCGTCGAATGCCTCGCCCGATGTGTTTGTCACGGGTTTCAACACGCCTAAATACGTAACCAACATCAGCTTCGGTAACCGGGAGGTAATCCGGAACGTAGGGTTCAACGTGGTATGGCGCTGGCAGGATAGTTTCCTATGGCAAAGCCCGCTGGCCGACGGCGTTGTGCCTGCTTACCAGACCGTTGACGCGCAGGTAACCTACCGGCGGGCCGTTGGTGCGTCGCCCCAGCCCAAGCTTTCGTTCAAGCTTGGCGCGGCAAACGTGTTCAACAATCGCTACATTCAGTACGCTGCCGGGCCAACTATCGGCGGACTGTATTATCTGGCCATAACCTACGACGTAACCCGTTTCTAA
- a CDS encoding carboxypeptidase-like regulatory domain-containing protein: protein MRNFTLTLFLTLTSLAVWAQTNIAGRVTDEKDQPLAGVTILIQGTNTGTTTQADGRFILATNMPLPLTLSISNIGYGRQEITVRGNNFRSIEVKLTEEAIMSDEVVVSASRVPEDIRKAAVTVEKLGPDSLPTPRRPARSMHCRT, encoded by the coding sequence ATGAGAAACTTTACGTTAACACTTTTCCTCACACTGACTTCGCTGGCGGTCTGGGCGCAGACGAATATTGCCGGTCGGGTAACGGACGAGAAAGACCAGCCGCTGGCGGGCGTAACGATCCTGATCCAGGGTACAAACACCGGAACGACGACGCAGGCCGACGGACGGTTTATTCTGGCGACGAACATGCCCCTGCCTCTTACGCTGAGTATTTCCAACATAGGCTACGGGCGGCAGGAAATTACCGTTCGCGGGAATAACTTCCGAAGTATTGAGGTCAAACTGACGGAAGAAGCGATCATGAGCGACGAGGTCGTTGTGTCGGCGAGCCGCGTACCCGAAGACATCCGGAAAGCCGCCGTAACCGTCGAGAAGCTCGGCCCCGACAGTTTGCCAACTCCCCGGCGGCCAGCCCGTTCGATGCACTGCAGAACGTAA
- a CDS encoding TonB-dependent receptor domain-containing protein yields the protein MDLLTQSLTFKSVNLRGFGANNNNRFLQLTDGMDNRSPGLGFGFGNVAGISDLDVESIELIPGASSALYGPDALQGLMLTTSKNPFTYQGLSAQLKIGANNFGKPNFGPKPYLDYAIRYAQQLGTRFAFKVNFQRLTGTDFIADDYSDRSTRARTNFFAIDPSRGGIATGIGYVPNNNPNTNFEYDGVNLYGDDINAGGAYRFPANYANALLQNKLVTRTGYTELDVLGNNGKVFNNRANVSLHYKLSADVQVSLGWYYGEGNFIRTAGFREYFPDYKRNQFKAEIRGDYFFLRAYTTQQKAEGWNIGQTATAINNTWKPLEQWASEFGQVYIENKVGVNQARIEADRGRYAPGSAEFNRVRDLYAGTYNTDFIPGSTTTKGLRFRDNSSLYHYEGMINLSDLIGVAEVIAGGSIRRYALNTGGTAVTLKADGSEYTINETGAYVQVARELKFGETTTLKPTVAVRYDKNQYFKGGFTPRASAVLSVGVHNFRGSWQSAFRNPSPGQLFAVPAAGKGGEVGGSRLAAESAGLFSNPAYLDSDIKDFTAGRISEAQLRSRAYDPTNFTTEKIKTWEIGYKTLVQNKLYVDAFYFHSQYTDFIAAQSFYQSTNGRIADFSSNNYRTLQVNFNNLNKIFVNGYGLGVEYGLGRGFTASGNYARQVGTVTLRDAQGNIIKDNAGNEIIKRRMSNPEVSQKGRNFFISPENRYNISLTNTRLTDRLGATLTYRWTDRMWVEQGTTQGDVWLPSWSSVDAQVSYRVPMYKSVVKLGGTNILNQYYAQGYGLARIGGLYYVSVTFDELMR from the coding sequence GTGGATCTGCTGACCCAGAGCCTGACGTTTAAATCGGTGAATCTGCGCGGGTTTGGCGCGAATAACAACAACCGGTTTCTGCAGCTGACCGATGGCATGGATAACCGCTCACCGGGTCTGGGCTTTGGTTTTGGTAACGTTGCCGGTATTTCGGATCTGGACGTTGAAAGCATCGAACTGATTCCCGGTGCGTCGTCGGCGCTTTACGGGCCGGATGCCCTGCAGGGCCTGATGCTGACAACGAGCAAGAATCCGTTCACTTACCAGGGGCTGAGCGCTCAGCTGAAAATCGGCGCCAATAACTTCGGTAAACCCAACTTCGGGCCTAAACCGTATCTGGACTATGCCATCCGGTACGCGCAGCAGCTCGGCACCCGCTTTGCCTTTAAGGTGAATTTTCAGCGGCTGACCGGTACGGACTTTATTGCCGACGACTACAGCGACCGCTCGACGCGGGCCCGAACCAACTTCTTTGCTATTGACCCCAGTCGGGGCGGTATTGCGACCGGCATCGGTTACGTCCCCAATAATAACCCCAACACCAATTTTGAGTACGACGGGGTGAATCTCTACGGCGACGATATCAATGCCGGGGGCGCTTACCGGTTTCCGGCCAACTATGCCAACGCCCTGCTGCAGAATAAGCTGGTAACCCGAACAGGCTATACCGAATTAGACGTCCTGGGCAACAACGGGAAGGTGTTTAATAACCGTGCCAATGTGTCACTGCATTACAAGCTGTCGGCCGATGTCCAGGTGTCGCTGGGCTGGTACTACGGTGAAGGGAATTTTATCCGGACGGCGGGTTTCCGCGAATACTTTCCCGACTATAAGCGGAACCAGTTCAAAGCCGAAATTCGGGGGGACTACTTTTTCTTACGGGCTTATACCACCCAGCAGAAGGCCGAGGGCTGGAACATTGGCCAGACGGCCACGGCCATTAACAATACCTGGAAGCCGCTGGAGCAGTGGGCCTCGGAGTTTGGGCAGGTATATATTGAAAACAAAGTGGGCGTGAATCAGGCCAGGATCGAAGCCGACCGGGGCCGGTATGCGCCCGGATCGGCAGAGTTTAATCGCGTACGGGATCTGTATGCCGGTACTTATAACACCGACTTTATCCCTGGCTCGACTACGACGAAAGGACTCCGATTCCGCGACAATTCATCCCTGTACCACTACGAGGGCATGATTAATCTCTCGGACCTGATTGGCGTGGCGGAGGTGATTGCGGGCGGCAGCATCCGGCGCTACGCCCTGAACACGGGCGGCACGGCCGTTACGCTGAAAGCCGACGGCTCGGAATACACCATCAATGAAACCGGCGCCTATGTGCAGGTCGCCAGAGAACTGAAGTTTGGCGAAACAACGACGCTAAAGCCAACCGTAGCGGTTCGGTACGATAAAAATCAGTATTTCAAAGGTGGCTTTACGCCCCGCGCATCGGCGGTGCTGAGCGTTGGTGTGCATAATTTCCGGGGATCGTGGCAGAGCGCCTTCCGGAATCCATCGCCGGGGCAACTGTTCGCCGTGCCAGCCGCCGGAAAAGGGGGTGAGGTGGGCGGTTCTAGGCTGGCTGCGGAGTCGGCTGGTCTGTTCAGCAACCCGGCTTATCTGGACAGCGACATAAAAGACTTTACGGCCGGTCGCATCTCTGAAGCCCAACTGCGGAGCCGCGCCTACGACCCGACTAATTTTACGACCGAAAAAATTAAAACCTGGGAAATTGGTTATAAAACGCTGGTGCAGAACAAGCTGTACGTGGACGCTTTCTATTTTCACAGCCAATACACCGACTTCATTGCGGCCCAGAGTTTTTACCAGTCAACCAACGGGCGCATTGCCGACTTTAGCTCAAATAATTACCGGACGCTGCAGGTTAACTTCAACAACCTGAATAAAATATTCGTGAATGGATACGGGCTGGGCGTCGAGTATGGGCTGGGCCGGGGCTTCACAGCGAGCGGCAATTACGCCCGTCAGGTCGGTACCGTAACGCTACGCGACGCGCAGGGCAACATTATCAAAGACAATGCCGGCAACGAGATCATCAAGCGCCGGATGAGCAATCCGGAAGTATCGCAGAAAGGGCGTAACTTCTTTATCTCCCCCGAGAACCGCTACAACATTAGCCTGACAAATACGCGGCTGACCGACCGGCTCGGGGCCACACTGACCTATCGCTGGACGGACCGGATGTGGGTCGAGCAGGGGACCACGCAGGGAGATGTCTGGCTGCCCTCATGGAGCAGCGTAGACGCGCAGGTTTCCTATCGGGTGCCAATGTATAAGTCGGTCGTTAAACTGGGAGGGACGAACATCCTGAACCAGTACTATGCGCAGGGCTACGGCCTGGCCCGGATTGGCGGGCTCTATTACGTCAGCGTTACCTTCGATGAACTAATGCGCTAA
- a CDS encoding Gfo/Idh/MocA family protein produces MTAPLNRREFLKQSSAAALGLTILPGLKRKVAPSDRLRVAHIGLNGMGTNHLNWFANLPEVEVVGLCDVDETHLNKALATLRTLHPDTTAKTYADFRYLLDRPDIDAITCATPDHWHAQIAIMAFQAGKDVYGEKPLSFSVREGQQMLKTLNRYDRIFQLGTQIHAGDNYHRVAEIIQAGSIGKVHTVRLWKTGFPPVLGPARYQTPPATLNWEMWQGPAPVSLYTPERCHVNYRYFLDYSGGVFQDFWCHIADIVWWSVNPTGLKTIRAKGEAPEGIADAPKWIDVDYEFDGLNLHWTSTPPNVPGAEKRHIGAYFEGDKGTLLCDYNTREITINGVMMADVPDVPITLERSPGHQQNFVNAVKSRKQPESNLAYVRQMTLPMHLGLIAYRLGQPLEWNARKEKFRHNPEANAYLSRTYRKEWNLM; encoded by the coding sequence ATGACGGCTCCACTCAATCGCCGGGAATTCCTGAAACAAAGCAGTGCGGCTGCGCTTGGCTTAACCATACTACCCGGTCTGAAACGTAAAGTCGCTCCCAGCGACCGCCTGCGGGTAGCGCATATCGGCCTAAACGGCATGGGAACCAATCACCTGAACTGGTTCGCCAACCTGCCCGAAGTCGAGGTTGTCGGTCTGTGCGACGTGGACGAAACGCACCTGAACAAAGCTCTGGCTACCCTGCGGACGCTGCATCCCGATACCACGGCCAAAACCTACGCTGATTTTCGCTACCTGCTCGACCGGCCGGATATTGACGCGATTACCTGCGCAACCCCCGATCATTGGCACGCCCAGATTGCCATTATGGCGTTTCAGGCCGGGAAAGACGTATACGGCGAGAAACCGCTTTCCTTCAGCGTTCGGGAGGGCCAGCAGATGCTGAAAACGCTCAACCGCTACGACCGGATCTTTCAACTGGGCACCCAGATTCACGCGGGCGATAATTACCACCGCGTGGCCGAGATTATTCAGGCCGGTTCAATTGGCAAGGTGCATACAGTGCGGCTTTGGAAAACAGGGTTTCCACCCGTGCTTGGTCCGGCCCGGTATCAGACGCCCCCCGCTACCCTGAACTGGGAGATGTGGCAGGGCCCCGCGCCGGTGTCGCTCTATACACCCGAGCGGTGCCATGTCAACTACCGCTATTTTCTGGACTACTCGGGCGGAGTGTTTCAGGATTTCTGGTGTCACATTGCCGACATTGTCTGGTGGTCAGTTAATCCTACCGGGCTGAAAACCATCCGGGCGAAAGGCGAGGCCCCCGAAGGCATTGCCGATGCACCCAAATGGATTGATGTGGACTATGAATTCGACGGCCTGAACCTGCACTGGACCAGTACGCCACCCAACGTGCCGGGCGCGGAGAAACGGCATATCGGCGCTTACTTCGAGGGCGACAAGGGAACGCTGCTGTGCGATTACAATACCCGCGAAATCACGATCAACGGCGTCATGATGGCCGATGTGCCCGACGTCCCTATTACGCTCGAACGGTCGCCGGGCCATCAGCAGAACTTTGTGAATGCCGTCAAGTCACGTAAACAACCGGAATCGAATCTGGCTTACGTCCGGCAGATGACCCTGCCCATGCATCTGGGTTTGATCGCCTATCGGCTCGGACAACCGCTGGAATGGAACGCCCGCAAGGAAAAATTTAGACACAATCCCGAAGCCAACGCTTATCTGTCGCGCACCTACCGAAAAGAATGGAACCTGATGTAA
- a CDS encoding S8 family peptidase, translated as MKISRTSIVVLSLLISLLAGCRPTEPTTNIPTTPTIWLAGHYIVVYKTDPLAGGRFVDTYANRLTAVRKYTSQFLKQLAINSDNIEQVYGTALRGFAARLTPAEAERLSHDPRVAYLEVDQVGFVDQLVSSGLVEPSATQPKQVIPWGVTYVGGPIDYKGTAVAWIIDHGIDLDHPDLNVDSTRGYNVFTSGPGAGSLDDALGHGTHMAGIIAAKNNSIGTVGVAAGATVIPIKVGHTGNDAKASNLIAGADFVAAHARPGDVVNASVGVQSSDAVDAAFINMAQKTGAFVGISAGNTQEGSNKDANQISPARANAPNLFTASAHDNKGVFLGVSCSGNPPIDYATPGKDSRSTYKAGGYNTYPQGTSMSAAYMTAVLMASGGKVVTKGYVTRDRDQTPDPIAVVKIR; from the coding sequence ATGAAGATTTCCCGTACTTCCATCGTTGTCCTGTCGCTTTTAATCAGCCTGCTGGCCGGATGTCGGCCCACTGAGCCAACGACAAACATTCCCACTACGCCCACTATCTGGCTTGCTGGGCACTACATTGTCGTTTATAAAACCGACCCCCTGGCTGGCGGTCGTTTTGTTGACACTTACGCCAACCGGCTAACCGCCGTCCGTAAATATACCAGCCAGTTTCTAAAGCAGCTGGCCATTAACTCCGATAACATCGAGCAGGTTTATGGAACCGCCCTGAGAGGCTTTGCAGCGCGCCTGACGCCTGCTGAAGCCGAACGGCTGAGCCACGACCCGCGCGTAGCTTACCTTGAAGTGGATCAGGTTGGGTTTGTGGACCAGTTGGTAAGCAGCGGCCTGGTTGAACCCTCGGCTACCCAGCCTAAACAGGTAATTCCCTGGGGCGTAACCTATGTCGGCGGACCCATCGATTACAAAGGGACGGCCGTTGCCTGGATCATTGATCATGGTATCGACCTCGACCATCCTGATCTGAACGTTGATTCAACCCGTGGTTATAACGTGTTCACAAGCGGACCCGGAGCCGGTTCGCTCGACGATGCACTCGGCCACGGTACGCATATGGCGGGTATCATTGCGGCTAAAAACAACAGCATCGGCACGGTTGGCGTAGCAGCCGGCGCAACGGTGATCCCCATAAAAGTTGGTCATACGGGCAATGATGCCAAAGCGTCAAACCTGATTGCAGGTGCTGATTTTGTAGCGGCCCATGCCCGTCCGGGCGACGTAGTGAATGCCAGCGTAGGCGTTCAATCCTCCGATGCCGTCGATGCTGCGTTTATTAACATGGCCCAGAAGACGGGCGCATTCGTTGGTATTTCTGCCGGCAATACCCAGGAGGGTAGTAACAAGGACGCAAATCAGATTTCCCCGGCCCGCGCCAACGCACCAAATCTGTTTACCGCTTCAGCGCATGACAACAAGGGTGTTTTTCTGGGTGTATCGTGCTCCGGAAATCCACCAATTGATTATGCTACGCCCGGCAAAGACAGCCGTTCTACCTATAAAGCCGGTGGATACAATACCTATCCGCAGGGAACCAGCATGTCGGCGGCTTATATGACGGCTGTACTCATGGCGAGTGGCGGCAAGGTGGTTACGAAAGGCTATGTTACCCGCGACCGGGACCAGACCCCCGATCCAATAGCCGTTGTCAAAATCAGGTGA